The following proteins come from a genomic window of Panthera leo isolate Ple1 chromosome E2, P.leo_Ple1_pat1.1, whole genome shotgun sequence:
- the E2F4 gene encoding transcription factor E2F4 isoform X2 produces MAEAGPQAPPPPGTPSRHEKSLGLLTTKFVSLLQEAKDGVLDLKLAADTLAVRQKRRIYDITNVLEGIGLIEKKSKNSIQWKGVGPGCNTREIADKLIELKAEIEELQQREQELDKHKVWVQQSIRNVTEDVQNSCLAYVTHEDICRCFAGDTLLAIRAPSGTSLEVPIPEGLNGQKKYQIHLKSVSGPIEVLLVNKEAWSSPPVAVPVPPPEDLLQSPPAVPTPPPLPKPTLAQPQDTSRPSSPHVTSPTPVPGIIEAQGVPGPATEITVSGGPGTNSKDSGELSSLPLGLTALDTRPLQSSALLDSSSSSSSSNSSSSGPNPSTSFEPIKADPTGECMSSELLEELMSSEVFAPLLRLSPPPGDHDYIYNLDESEGVCDLFDVPVLNL; encoded by the exons ATGGCGGAGGCCGGGCCGCAAGCGCCGCCTCCCCCGGGCACCCCAAGCCGGCACGAGAAGAGCTTGGGACTTCTCACCACCAAGTTCGTGTCGCTTCTCCAGGAGGCCAAGGATGGTGTGCTTGACCTCAAGCTG GCAGCTGACACCCTTGCCGTGCGCCAGAAGCGGCGGATTTACGACATTACTAACGTGCTGGAAGGTATCGGGCTGATCGAGAAAAAATCCAAGAATAGCATCCAGTGGAA GGGCGTGGGGCCTGGCTGCAATACCCGGGAGATTGCGGACAAGCTGATTGAGCTCAAGGCTGAGATCGAGGAGCTGCAACAGCGGGAGCAAGAATTGGACAAGCACAAAGTGTGGGTGCAGCAGAGCATCCGGAACGTCACAGAGGACGTGCAGAACAGCTG CTTGGCCTACGTGACTCATGAGGACATCTGCAGATGCTTTGCTG GAGATACTCTACTGGCCATCCGGGCCCCATCGGGCACCAGCCTCGAGGTGCCCATCCCAGAG ggCCTCAATGGGCAGAAGAAGTACCAGATTCACCTGAAGAGTGTAAGCGGCCCCATTGAGGTGCTGCTGGTGAACAAGGAGGCATGGAGCTCACCGCCTGTGGCAGTGCCTGTGCCGCCACCTGAAGATCTGCTCCAGAGCCCACCTGCGGTCCCTACCCCTCCACCTCTGCCCAAGCCtaccctggcccagccccaggaTACCTCACGCCCAAGCAGTCCCCATGTGACCAGCCCCACCCCTGTTCCTGGCATCATCGAAGCCCAGGGGGTGCCTGGTCCAGCAACTGAGATCACAG TGAGTGGTGGCCCTGGAACCAATAGCAAGGACAGTGGTGAGCTTAGCTCCCTCCCACTGGGCCTGACAGCACTGGACACCCGGCCGCTACAGTCCTCTGCCCTGCTGgacagtagcagcagcagcagcagcagcaatagcAGCTCATCTGGACCCAACCCTTCTACCTCCTTTGAGCCCATCAAGGCAGACCCCACAGGAG aaTGCATGAGCTCAGAGCTGCTGGAGGAGCTGATGTCTTCAGAAG TGTTTGCCCCTCTCCTCCGCCTTTCTCCACCCCCTGGAGACCACGATTACATCTACAACCTGGACGAGAGTGAAGGTGTCTGTGACCTCTTCGACGTGCCTGTTCTGAATCTCTGA
- the EXOC3L1 gene encoding exocyst complex component 3-like protein isoform X2, which yields MDSATKDEMQPSLPPGSSCPGPEWPEQERAEQLARGAALKWASGIFYRPEQLARLGQYRSREVQRTCSLEARIKSVVQSYLEGVKTGVWQLAQAFEAVQGTREALDQAHGLLQGMVEATETLKPLREQVAQHKQLQVLSQLLPRLRAVPAAVAHTRTLIGAQRLLEAYVCLRELEQLQEETWAPLGGLELPVFEGLGPLAEALGQAVEAAAGVAGQLAREDPALLVAAVRVAEVDARHTTSLELPPRDWRRRCLQALQEGLERTHFGTPLLLEPGALAGWLEALRVALPAELATAEALVAPCCPPHYKVVRLWAHTLHSGLRRCLQQLLEGPKLGAADAFALLHWTLHVYLGPEMMGSLELGPEADVSQLEPLLTPENIEQLEAMFVTQIQILEENIRVTSLVSESLQRRVHGMALSELGTFLRSFSDALIRFSRDHIRGEAMAPHYVPYLLATLNYQSALSSSLSVLQPDGAGSGDLALVEAGLDELQRRICRLVLEALLAELQPLFEALPSRRWLSSPELLDDVCERTVRFCQDFRRVRNPAVQLLLAEAERTVVLQYLRALMQGRLVCRGADERIQAAQRLQNDAAQLRELFLGLGLEESVQCAPVLLSLRDLLNLRDPMLLGLEVAGLRQKFPDVSEDHVSALLDLRGDVSREQRLAALSSLQAGPQPSLSAGHRALFSLVPVPTPALSSCLPSGPCA from the exons ATGGACTCAGCAACCAAGGATGAAATGCAGCCCTCACTTCCCCCTG GGTCTTCCTGCCCAGGGCCTGAGTGGCCAGAGCAAGAGAGGGCGGAGCAGCTGGCCAGAGGAGCAGCACTCAAATGGGCCTCGGGCATCTTCTACCGGCCAGAGCAGCTGGCCAGGCTGGGCCAGTACCGCAGCCGTGAAGTTCAACGTACCTGTTCCCTGGAAGCACGCATTAAG TCGGTGGTGCAGTCCTACCTGGAGGGCGTGAAGACTGGTGTGTGGCAGCTGGCCCAGGCTTTTGAGGCTGTGCAGGGAACCCGTGAGGCCCTAGACCAGGCCCATGGGTTGCTCCAGGGTATGGTGGAGGCCACAGAGACCCTAAAACCACTGCGAGAACAAGTTGCACAGCACAAGCAGCTGCAGGTCCTGTCTCAGCTGCTGCCCCGGCTGCGGGCAG TGCCAGCTGCAGTGGCCCACACACGGACCCTGATTGGTGCCCAGCGGCTCTTGGAGGCATATGTGTGCCTTCGGGAGCTGGAGCAGCTGCAAGAGGAGACGTGGGCACCTCTGGGGGGCCTGGAGTTGCCAGTCTTCGAGGGGTTGGGCCCTCTAGCTGAGGCATTGGGCCAGGCTGTGGAGGCGGCTGCGGGGGTGGCAGGGCAGCTGGCACGGGAGGACCCAGCCTTGCTGGTGGCTGCTGTGCGTGTGGCAGAGGTGGATGCTAGGCACACAACCTCCCTGGAGCTGCCCCCCCGGGACTGGCGGCGGCGCTGTCTGCAGGCACTGCAGGAGGGCCTGGAGAGGACCCACTTTGGGACACCTCTGCTGCTTGAGCCAGGGGCCTTGGCAGGGTGGTTGGAGGCTCTGCGGGTGGCTCTACCAGCTGAGTTGGCCACAGCTGAAGCACTAGTGGCACCCTGCTGCCCACCACACTACAAGGTGGTGCGGCTCTGGGCCCACACCCTGCACAGTGGACTGCGTCGCTGCCTGCAGCAACTGCTGGAAGGGCCTAAGCTAGGAGCTGCTGACGCCTTCGCCTTACTGCATTGGACACTGCATGTGTACCTGGG GCCAGAAATGATGGGGAGCCTGGAGTTGGGGCCTGAGGCTGATGTGTCTCAGCTGGAGCCCCTCCTGACTCCGGAGAACATTGAACAGCTGGAGGCAATGTTTGTGACCCAAATCCAG ATCCTGGAAGAGAACATTCGCGTGACCAGCCTGGTCAGTGAGTCACTCCAGCGGCGGGTGCATGGCATGGCGCTGTCAGAACTGGGCACATTCCTGAGGAG CTTTAGTGATGCTCTGATCCGATTCTCCCGAGACCACATCAGGGGGGAAGCAATGGCTCCTCATTACGTGCCCTACCTACTGGCCACCCTCAACTACCAGTCAGCACTCAG CTCCTCCTTGTCCGTCCTGCAGCCCGACGGGGCGGGTTCAGGAGACTTGGCTCTGGTGGAGGCAGGGCTGGACGAGTTGCAGAGGAGGATCTGCCGCCTGGTGTTGGAGGCGCTGCTGGCGGAGCTCCAG cccctgttCGAAGCTCTGCCCTCGCGCCGGTGGCTGTCGAGCCCAGAGCTGCTGGACGATGTATGCGAGCGGACGGTGCGCTTCTGCCAGGATTTCAGGCGAGTGCGGAATCCTGCAGTCCAG CTTCTCCTGGCTGAGGCGGAGCGCACGGTGGTACTGCAGTACCTACGTGCGTTGATGCAGGGCCGCCTAGTGTGCCGAGGAGCCGACGAGAGGATCCAGGCAGCGCAGCGCCTGCAGAACGATGCGGCCCAGCTTCGGGAGCTTTTCCTTGGTTTG ggcctggaggagAGTGTTCAGTGCGCACCGGTGCTCCTCTCTCTGCGGGATCTACTGAACCTCCGTGACCCCATGCTGCTCGGCCTCGAGGTGGCAGGCCTACGACAAAAATTTCCCGACGTGAG CGAGGATCATGTCTCTGCCCTCCTGGACCTGCGCGGGGATGTGTCCCGAGAGCAGCGCCTGGCCGCACTCAGCTCCCTGCAGGCCGGCCcacagccctctctctctgcgggTCACCGCGCACTCTTTAGCCTCGTACCAGTACCTACTCCTGCGCTgtcctcctgccttccctccgGGCCCTGTGCCTGA
- the E2F4 gene encoding transcription factor E2F4 isoform X1: protein MAEAGPQAPPPPGTPSRHEKSLGLLTTKFVSLLQEAKDGVLDLKLAADTLAVRQKRRIYDITNVLEGIGLIEKKSKNSIQWKGVGPGCNTREIADKLIELKAEIEELQQREQELDKHKVWVQQSIRNVTEDVQNSCLAYVTHEDICRCFAGDTLLAIRAPSGTSLEVPIPEGLNGQKKYQIHLKSVSGPIEVLLVNKEAWSSPPVAVPVPPPEDLLQSPPAVPTPPPLPKPTLAQPQDTSRPSSPHVTSPTPVPGIIEAQGVPGPATEITVSGGPGTNSKDSGELSSLPLGLTALDTRPLQSSALLDSSSSSSSSNSSSSGPNPSTSFEPIKADPTGVLELPKELSEIFDPTRECMSSELLEELMSSEVFAPLLRLSPPPGDHDYIYNLDESEGVCDLFDVPVLNL, encoded by the exons ATGGCGGAGGCCGGGCCGCAAGCGCCGCCTCCCCCGGGCACCCCAAGCCGGCACGAGAAGAGCTTGGGACTTCTCACCACCAAGTTCGTGTCGCTTCTCCAGGAGGCCAAGGATGGTGTGCTTGACCTCAAGCTG GCAGCTGACACCCTTGCCGTGCGCCAGAAGCGGCGGATTTACGACATTACTAACGTGCTGGAAGGTATCGGGCTGATCGAGAAAAAATCCAAGAATAGCATCCAGTGGAA GGGCGTGGGGCCTGGCTGCAATACCCGGGAGATTGCGGACAAGCTGATTGAGCTCAAGGCTGAGATCGAGGAGCTGCAACAGCGGGAGCAAGAATTGGACAAGCACAAAGTGTGGGTGCAGCAGAGCATCCGGAACGTCACAGAGGACGTGCAGAACAGCTG CTTGGCCTACGTGACTCATGAGGACATCTGCAGATGCTTTGCTG GAGATACTCTACTGGCCATCCGGGCCCCATCGGGCACCAGCCTCGAGGTGCCCATCCCAGAG ggCCTCAATGGGCAGAAGAAGTACCAGATTCACCTGAAGAGTGTAAGCGGCCCCATTGAGGTGCTGCTGGTGAACAAGGAGGCATGGAGCTCACCGCCTGTGGCAGTGCCTGTGCCGCCACCTGAAGATCTGCTCCAGAGCCCACCTGCGGTCCCTACCCCTCCACCTCTGCCCAAGCCtaccctggcccagccccaggaTACCTCACGCCCAAGCAGTCCCCATGTGACCAGCCCCACCCCTGTTCCTGGCATCATCGAAGCCCAGGGGGTGCCTGGTCCAGCAACTGAGATCACAG TGAGTGGTGGCCCTGGAACCAATAGCAAGGACAGTGGTGAGCTTAGCTCCCTCCCACTGGGCCTGACAGCACTGGACACCCGGCCGCTACAGTCCTCTGCCCTGCTGgacagtagcagcagcagcagcagcagcaatagcAGCTCATCTGGACCCAACCCTTCTACCTCCTTTGAGCCCATCAAGGCAGACCCCACAGGAG TTCTGGAACTCCCCAAAGAACTGTCAGAAATCTTCGATCCCACACGAG aaTGCATGAGCTCAGAGCTGCTGGAGGAGCTGATGTCTTCAGAAG TGTTTGCCCCTCTCCTCCGCCTTTCTCCACCCCCTGGAGACCACGATTACATCTACAACCTGGACGAGAGTGAAGGTGTCTGTGACCTCTTCGACGTGCCTGTTCTGAATCTCTGA
- the EXOC3L1 gene encoding exocyst complex component 3-like protein isoform X1, with protein sequence MDSATKDEMQPSLPPGSSCPGPEWPEQERAEQLARGAALKWASGIFYRPEQLARLGQYRSREVQRTCSLEARIKSVVQSYLEGVKTGVWQLAQAFEAVQGTREALDQAHGLLQGMVEATETLKPLREQVAQHKQLQVLSQLLPRLRAVPAAVAHTRTLIGAQRLLEAYVCLRELEQLQEETWAPLGGLELPVFEGLGPLAEALGQAVEAAAGVAGQLAREDPALLVAAVRVAEVDARHTTSLELPPRDWRRRCLQALQEGLERTHFGTPLLLEPGALAGWLEALRVALPAELATAEALVAPCCPPHYKVVRLWAHTLHSGLRRCLQQLLEGPKLGAADAFALLHWTLHVYLGPEMMGSLELGPEADVSQLEPLLTPENIEQLEAMFVTQIQVNVAQWLQKALDGEVAEWNREQEPGTDSSGFYHSPLPAIVLQILEENIRVTSLVSESLQRRVHGMALSELGTFLRSFSDALIRFSRDHIRGEAMAPHYVPYLLATLNYQSALSSSLSVLQPDGAGSGDLALVEAGLDELQRRICRLVLEALLAELQPLFEALPSRRWLSSPELLDDVCERTVRFCQDFRRVRNPAVQLLLAEAERTVVLQYLRALMQGRLVCRGADERIQAAQRLQNDAAQLRELFLGLGLEESVQCAPVLLSLRDLLNLRDPMLLGLEVAGLRQKFPDVSEDHVSALLDLRGDVSREQRLAALSSLQAGPQPSLSAGHRALFSLVPVPTPALSSCLPSGPCA encoded by the exons ATGGACTCAGCAACCAAGGATGAAATGCAGCCCTCACTTCCCCCTG GGTCTTCCTGCCCAGGGCCTGAGTGGCCAGAGCAAGAGAGGGCGGAGCAGCTGGCCAGAGGAGCAGCACTCAAATGGGCCTCGGGCATCTTCTACCGGCCAGAGCAGCTGGCCAGGCTGGGCCAGTACCGCAGCCGTGAAGTTCAACGTACCTGTTCCCTGGAAGCACGCATTAAG TCGGTGGTGCAGTCCTACCTGGAGGGCGTGAAGACTGGTGTGTGGCAGCTGGCCCAGGCTTTTGAGGCTGTGCAGGGAACCCGTGAGGCCCTAGACCAGGCCCATGGGTTGCTCCAGGGTATGGTGGAGGCCACAGAGACCCTAAAACCACTGCGAGAACAAGTTGCACAGCACAAGCAGCTGCAGGTCCTGTCTCAGCTGCTGCCCCGGCTGCGGGCAG TGCCAGCTGCAGTGGCCCACACACGGACCCTGATTGGTGCCCAGCGGCTCTTGGAGGCATATGTGTGCCTTCGGGAGCTGGAGCAGCTGCAAGAGGAGACGTGGGCACCTCTGGGGGGCCTGGAGTTGCCAGTCTTCGAGGGGTTGGGCCCTCTAGCTGAGGCATTGGGCCAGGCTGTGGAGGCGGCTGCGGGGGTGGCAGGGCAGCTGGCACGGGAGGACCCAGCCTTGCTGGTGGCTGCTGTGCGTGTGGCAGAGGTGGATGCTAGGCACACAACCTCCCTGGAGCTGCCCCCCCGGGACTGGCGGCGGCGCTGTCTGCAGGCACTGCAGGAGGGCCTGGAGAGGACCCACTTTGGGACACCTCTGCTGCTTGAGCCAGGGGCCTTGGCAGGGTGGTTGGAGGCTCTGCGGGTGGCTCTACCAGCTGAGTTGGCCACAGCTGAAGCACTAGTGGCACCCTGCTGCCCACCACACTACAAGGTGGTGCGGCTCTGGGCCCACACCCTGCACAGTGGACTGCGTCGCTGCCTGCAGCAACTGCTGGAAGGGCCTAAGCTAGGAGCTGCTGACGCCTTCGCCTTACTGCATTGGACACTGCATGTGTACCTGGG GCCAGAAATGATGGGGAGCCTGGAGTTGGGGCCTGAGGCTGATGTGTCTCAGCTGGAGCCCCTCCTGACTCCGGAGAACATTGAACAGCTGGAGGCAATGTTTGTGACCCAAATCCAG gtTAATGTGGCCCAGTGGCTTCAGAAGGCACTGGATGGGGAGGTAGCTGAGTGGAACCGAGAGCAGGAACCTGGCACAGACTCCTCTGGCTTCTATCACTCACCTTTGCCGGCCATAGTGCTCCAG ATCCTGGAAGAGAACATTCGCGTGACCAGCCTGGTCAGTGAGTCACTCCAGCGGCGGGTGCATGGCATGGCGCTGTCAGAACTGGGCACATTCCTGAGGAG CTTTAGTGATGCTCTGATCCGATTCTCCCGAGACCACATCAGGGGGGAAGCAATGGCTCCTCATTACGTGCCCTACCTACTGGCCACCCTCAACTACCAGTCAGCACTCAG CTCCTCCTTGTCCGTCCTGCAGCCCGACGGGGCGGGTTCAGGAGACTTGGCTCTGGTGGAGGCAGGGCTGGACGAGTTGCAGAGGAGGATCTGCCGCCTGGTGTTGGAGGCGCTGCTGGCGGAGCTCCAG cccctgttCGAAGCTCTGCCCTCGCGCCGGTGGCTGTCGAGCCCAGAGCTGCTGGACGATGTATGCGAGCGGACGGTGCGCTTCTGCCAGGATTTCAGGCGAGTGCGGAATCCTGCAGTCCAG CTTCTCCTGGCTGAGGCGGAGCGCACGGTGGTACTGCAGTACCTACGTGCGTTGATGCAGGGCCGCCTAGTGTGCCGAGGAGCCGACGAGAGGATCCAGGCAGCGCAGCGCCTGCAGAACGATGCGGCCCAGCTTCGGGAGCTTTTCCTTGGTTTG ggcctggaggagAGTGTTCAGTGCGCACCGGTGCTCCTCTCTCTGCGGGATCTACTGAACCTCCGTGACCCCATGCTGCTCGGCCTCGAGGTGGCAGGCCTACGACAAAAATTTCCCGACGTGAG CGAGGATCATGTCTCTGCCCTCCTGGACCTGCGCGGGGATGTGTCCCGAGAGCAGCGCCTGGCCGCACTCAGCTCCCTGCAGGCCGGCCcacagccctctctctctgcgggTCACCGCGCACTCTTTAGCCTCGTACCAGTACCTACTCCTGCGCTgtcctcctgccttccctccgGGCCCTGTGCCTGA
- the EXOC3L1 gene encoding exocyst complex component 3-like protein isoform X3: protein MDSATKDEMQPSLPPGSSCPGPEWPEQERAEQLARGAALKWASGIFYRPEQLARLGQYRSREVQRTCSLEARIKSVVQSYLEGVKTGVWQLAQAFEAVQGTREALDQAHGLLQGMVEATETLKPLREQVAQHKQLQVLSQLLPRLRAVPAAVAHTRTLIGAQRLLEAYVCLRELEQLQEETWAPLGGLELPVFEGLGPLAEALGQAVEAAAGVAGQLAREDPALLVAAVRVAEVDARHTTSLELPPRDWRRRCLQALQEGLERTHFGTPLLLEPGALAGWLEALRVALPAELATAEALVAPCCPPHYKVVRLWAHTLHSGLRRCLQQLLEGPKLGAADAFALLHWTLHVYLGPEMMGSLELGPEADVSQLEPLLTPENIEQLEAMFVTQIQVNVAQWLQKALDGEVAEWNREQEPGTDSSGFYHSPLPAIVLQILEENIRVTSLVSESLQRRVHGMALSELGTFLRSFSDALIRFSRDHIRGEAMAPHYVPYLLATLNYQSALSSSLSVLQPDGAGSGDLALVEAGLDELQRRICRLVLEALLAELQPLFEALPSRRWLSSPELLDDVCERTVRFCQDFRRVRNPAVQLLLAEAERTVVLQYLRALMQGRLVCRGADERIQAAQRLQNDAAQLRELFLGLRGSCLCPPGPARGCVPRAAPGRTQLPAGRPTALSLCGSPRTL, encoded by the exons ATGGACTCAGCAACCAAGGATGAAATGCAGCCCTCACTTCCCCCTG GGTCTTCCTGCCCAGGGCCTGAGTGGCCAGAGCAAGAGAGGGCGGAGCAGCTGGCCAGAGGAGCAGCACTCAAATGGGCCTCGGGCATCTTCTACCGGCCAGAGCAGCTGGCCAGGCTGGGCCAGTACCGCAGCCGTGAAGTTCAACGTACCTGTTCCCTGGAAGCACGCATTAAG TCGGTGGTGCAGTCCTACCTGGAGGGCGTGAAGACTGGTGTGTGGCAGCTGGCCCAGGCTTTTGAGGCTGTGCAGGGAACCCGTGAGGCCCTAGACCAGGCCCATGGGTTGCTCCAGGGTATGGTGGAGGCCACAGAGACCCTAAAACCACTGCGAGAACAAGTTGCACAGCACAAGCAGCTGCAGGTCCTGTCTCAGCTGCTGCCCCGGCTGCGGGCAG TGCCAGCTGCAGTGGCCCACACACGGACCCTGATTGGTGCCCAGCGGCTCTTGGAGGCATATGTGTGCCTTCGGGAGCTGGAGCAGCTGCAAGAGGAGACGTGGGCACCTCTGGGGGGCCTGGAGTTGCCAGTCTTCGAGGGGTTGGGCCCTCTAGCTGAGGCATTGGGCCAGGCTGTGGAGGCGGCTGCGGGGGTGGCAGGGCAGCTGGCACGGGAGGACCCAGCCTTGCTGGTGGCTGCTGTGCGTGTGGCAGAGGTGGATGCTAGGCACACAACCTCCCTGGAGCTGCCCCCCCGGGACTGGCGGCGGCGCTGTCTGCAGGCACTGCAGGAGGGCCTGGAGAGGACCCACTTTGGGACACCTCTGCTGCTTGAGCCAGGGGCCTTGGCAGGGTGGTTGGAGGCTCTGCGGGTGGCTCTACCAGCTGAGTTGGCCACAGCTGAAGCACTAGTGGCACCCTGCTGCCCACCACACTACAAGGTGGTGCGGCTCTGGGCCCACACCCTGCACAGTGGACTGCGTCGCTGCCTGCAGCAACTGCTGGAAGGGCCTAAGCTAGGAGCTGCTGACGCCTTCGCCTTACTGCATTGGACACTGCATGTGTACCTGGG GCCAGAAATGATGGGGAGCCTGGAGTTGGGGCCTGAGGCTGATGTGTCTCAGCTGGAGCCCCTCCTGACTCCGGAGAACATTGAACAGCTGGAGGCAATGTTTGTGACCCAAATCCAG gtTAATGTGGCCCAGTGGCTTCAGAAGGCACTGGATGGGGAGGTAGCTGAGTGGAACCGAGAGCAGGAACCTGGCACAGACTCCTCTGGCTTCTATCACTCACCTTTGCCGGCCATAGTGCTCCAG ATCCTGGAAGAGAACATTCGCGTGACCAGCCTGGTCAGTGAGTCACTCCAGCGGCGGGTGCATGGCATGGCGCTGTCAGAACTGGGCACATTCCTGAGGAG CTTTAGTGATGCTCTGATCCGATTCTCCCGAGACCACATCAGGGGGGAAGCAATGGCTCCTCATTACGTGCCCTACCTACTGGCCACCCTCAACTACCAGTCAGCACTCAG CTCCTCCTTGTCCGTCCTGCAGCCCGACGGGGCGGGTTCAGGAGACTTGGCTCTGGTGGAGGCAGGGCTGGACGAGTTGCAGAGGAGGATCTGCCGCCTGGTGTTGGAGGCGCTGCTGGCGGAGCTCCAG cccctgttCGAAGCTCTGCCCTCGCGCCGGTGGCTGTCGAGCCCAGAGCTGCTGGACGATGTATGCGAGCGGACGGTGCGCTTCTGCCAGGATTTCAGGCGAGTGCGGAATCCTGCAGTCCAG CTTCTCCTGGCTGAGGCGGAGCGCACGGTGGTACTGCAGTACCTACGTGCGTTGATGCAGGGCCGCCTAGTGTGCCGAGGAGCCGACGAGAGGATCCAGGCAGCGCAGCGCCTGCAGAACGATGCGGCCCAGCTTCGGGAGCTTTTCCTTGGTTTG CGAGGATCATGTCTCTGCCCTCCTGGACCTGCGCGGGGATGTGTCCCGAGAGCAGCGCCTGGCCGCACTCAGCTCCCTGCAGGCCGGCCcacagccctctctctctgcgggTCACCGCGCACTCTTTAG